The Candidatus Obscuribacterales bacterium genome has a segment encoding these proteins:
- a CDS encoding sigma-70 family RNA polymerase sigma factor, translating to MTVDTIRDYLHEVARTPLLSAAEEIELSRQVQAMLSVQDVADVTPEQQDIFQRGRRAKHRMIQANLRLVVSIAKRYQGRGVEFQDLIQEGSIGLNRAVEKFDPAQGYKFSTYAYWWIRQGITRAISESSRTIRLPVHITEKLNKFKSATRTLTVALGRSPSLDEIAEELGMPSSDLKKLLIQSRAVISLDHKVGRDEETALGELLADTDNANPLEMAELLETGEFIQTLLDGLPPREQYVLSARYGLVDGKRASLVSVGRDLNLSRERVRQLERKAMNQLKRKVRQQKSGSPSSRSLSTAP from the coding sequence ATGACTGTGGACACAATCCGTGACTATCTTCACGAAGTAGCAAGAACACCGTTGCTCAGTGCAGCGGAAGAAATCGAGCTGTCGCGTCAAGTGCAAGCCATGCTCTCCGTACAGGACGTGGCAGATGTTACACCTGAGCAACAGGACATTTTCCAGCGGGGACGCCGTGCCAAGCACCGCATGATTCAAGCTAATTTGCGATTGGTGGTATCCATCGCAAAGCGCTATCAGGGGCGGGGTGTGGAGTTCCAGGATCTCATTCAGGAAGGATCAATCGGACTAAACCGGGCGGTTGAGAAGTTTGATCCAGCCCAAGGGTATAAGTTTAGCACGTATGCGTATTGGTGGATTCGTCAAGGTATCACCCGAGCCATTTCGGAATCCTCACGCACCATTCGCCTGCCGGTGCATATTACAGAGAAGCTCAACAAGTTCAAATCCGCCACCCGTACCCTCACCGTTGCCCTAGGGCGATCGCCGTCTCTCGATGAGATCGCGGAGGAATTGGGTATGCCGTCGTCAGATTTGAAGAAGCTGCTCATCCAAAGCCGCGCTGTGATCTCCTTAGATCATAAAGTGGGGCGCGATGAGGAAACGGCCCTGGGTGAGCTGTTGGCCGATACCGACAATGCCAATCCCCTAGAAATGGCTGAACTCTTGGAAACCGGGGAGTTTATTCAAACGCTATTGGATGGCCTGCCGCCTCGGGAGCAATATGTACTCAGCGCCCGCTATGGCTTGGTGGACGGGAAACGGGCCAGCCTGGTGAGCGTGGGTCGAGATCTCAACCTGTCGCGGGAGCGGGTACGCCAGCTCGAACGCAAGGCCATGAATCAGTTGAAACGTAAAGTGCGGCAACAAAAGAGTGGATCGCCGAGTTCGCGGAGTTTGTCCACGGCTCCATAA
- a CDS encoding DUF2301 domain-containing membrane protein, with amino-acid sequence MIHPSSSDIESNAVYQGQFGSFVIDQRDRREVILYRLGLGMAALCFAVGVALVLSGLVTVDQAEILTWLYAGMMAGLGLSLWMIHIYMAVLHRALQIFWAIGAIASGAIAFSSPDPLWLTVYQQPLSIFGIGFGAAALTGIFFKEAFCFNRLETKALTVIVPLLLLGHLAGWLPLSAERGLLATWAVLFAIFALRKTIQAIPPDIGDKSVFAYLKQQKLSNVSST; translated from the coding sequence ATGATTCATCCATCATCCTCAGATATAGAGTCCAATGCGGTTTATCAAGGGCAGTTCGGCTCCTTTGTGATTGATCAGCGCGATCGCCGCGAGGTGATCCTCTATCGCCTAGGGTTGGGCATGGCGGCTCTTTGCTTTGCCGTGGGTGTTGCTCTAGTCCTGAGCGGTCTAGTGACGGTTGATCAAGCAGAGATCTTGACCTGGCTCTATGCCGGTATGATGGCAGGTCTGGGGCTCAGCCTATGGATGATCCATATTTATATGGCCGTTTTACATCGCGCCCTACAGATTTTTTGGGCTATAGGAGCGATCGCCTCAGGAGCGATCGCCTTCTCCAGCCCTGATCCCCTCTGGCTGACGGTCTACCAGCAGCCCCTGAGCATCTTCGGTATTGGCTTTGGTGCTGCTGCCTTAACGGGAATTTTCTTCAAAGAAGCCTTTTGTTTCAATCGATTGGAAACCAAAGCGCTCACCGTGATCGTGCCCTTACTGCTATTGGGACACTTGGCAGGATGGCTGCCCCTGTCTGCCGAACGAGGCTTGTTAGCAACCTGGGCTGTTCTGTTTGCCATTTTTGCCCTGCGCAAGACCATTCAAGCGATCCCGCCGGATATTGGCGACAAAAGCGTCTTTGCCTACCTCAAGCAACAAAAACTTAGTAACGTTTCGTCTACCTGA